In Schizosaccharomyces osmophilus chromosome 2, complete sequence, the following proteins share a genomic window:
- the hem14 gene encoding protoporphyrinogen oxidase Hem14 yields MKVAICGGGIAGLSTAFYLSRLIPTCQIDLYERDSRLGGWLQSVKIPTSTSPTGNVLFEQGPRTLRPSGLAGLATVDLLKQLKMEKGIKPILKDSPSAKNKYIYYPNRLNAVPSSGFQALKSVMQPALRAVPFALLRDLFQKKKIDNEDESIGSFMERRFGKMFTHRLMSSLINGIYAGDLHSLSLQSTMFGFLADVERKYRSVILGMVLASIRGELLTENQKLLRTSLLKNEDTKELFKSLQSSSMISLENGIESIVSHLNAFFDASSNVKVRFNQPVTRLALSASNEKVEVNNCQYDYSVFAMPSNQLSELLPSPAMSTPTSSVYVVNLFYQDASVLNYKGFGYLAPLRLPNNPNHILGVVFDSEQNNPEQGTKLTVMMGGSNYAYDPKSIPTTPEKAISYAKEAVKQSLSIHASPDVANATLQRNCIPQYMVGHQHQLDKVQSWIDDNLRGRLYLTGSWYNGVSIGDCILNGYKTAQEIALKGQ; encoded by the coding sequence ATGAAAGTTGCAATTTGTGGAGGTGGAATTGCTGGATTGAGTACTGCATTCTATTTATCGAGGTTGATTCCAACATGTCAAATTGATTTATATGAGCGAGACTCAAGATTAGGAGGTTGGCTTCAATCTGTCAAGATACCAACTTCAACCTCTCCTACAGGAAATGTGTTATTCGAACAAGGACCGAGGACTCTACGCCCTTCTGGCTTGGCTGGTTTGGCAACAGTGGATTTATTAAAGCAATTGAAGATGGAAAAAGGTATCAAACCAATACTAAAAGATTCACCAAGtgcaaaaaataaatatatatattatcCAAACAGGCTGAATGCCGTTCCATCTAGTGGATTTCAGGCTCTTAAATCTGTTATGCAACCTGCTCTTCGAGCAGTACCATTTGCTCTTTTGCGAGAtctgtttcaaaaaaagaaaattgataatgaagatgaaagtATAGGATCTTTTATGGAAAGGCGATTTGGGAAAATGTTTACTCACCGATTAATGAGTTCATTAATTAATGGAATATATGCTGGCGACTTACATTCTCTTTCTCTACAATCTACTatgtttggttttttagCAGATGTCGAAAGGAAATATAGAAGCGTTATTTTAGGAATGGTCTTAGCCTCGATTCGTGGAGAACTGTTGActgaaaaccaaaaactaTTAAGGACATCTTTACTGAAGAATGAAGATACTAAAGAACTTTTCAAATCTCTACAATCTTCTTCAATGATATCCCTTGAAAATGGAATCGAAAGCATAGTCTCGCACTTGAATGCCTTTTTCgatgcttcttcaaatgtGAAAGTTCGTTTCAACCAACCAGTTACAAGATTAGCGCTGTCCGCTTCAAATGAGAAAGTTGAAGTTAACAATTGCCAGTATGATTACTCAGTCTTCGCTATGCCCTCAAATCAATTATCAGAGTTATTGCCTTCCCCTGCTATGAGCACTCCAACTAGTAGTGTTTACGTTGTAAACTTATTTTACCAGGACGCCTCTGTACTAAACTATAAAGGATTTGGGTATTTAGCACCTCTTCGTTTACCAAATAACCCGAACCATATATTAGGTGTTGTCTTTGACAGTGAACAAAATAATCCTGAACAGGGGACAAAACTTACCGTTATGATGGGGGGCTCTAACTATGCTTACGACCCAAAATCTATTCCAACAACACCAGAAAAAGCCATCAGTTATGCAAAAGAAGCTGTAAAGCAGTCCTTAAGCATACATGCATCCCCGGACGTTGCGAATGCAACTTTACAACGGAACTGTATTCCCCAATACATGGTAGGCCATCAACATCAGTTGGACAAAGTTCAATCATGGATCGACGACAATCTCCGGGGGCGACTTTATCTTACTGGAAGCTGGTACAATGGAGTTAGTATAGGAGATTGCATTTTAAACGGTTATAAAACAGCACAAGAAATTGCCCTTAAAGGACAATAA
- the lsh1 gene encoding ER heat shock protein Lsh1 yields MRFSWLLFAIGFLSFAWPVVSAPILAIDYGTEWTKAALIKAGIPLELVLTRDTRRKEQSAVAFKGDERLFGVDAANLATRLPSHSIRNVKELLDVSGLNSKLVQKYLGNNPALQLQENEESVSGVSFVVSDSDSYTLEEIIAMTMEHYINLAEEMAQEPINDLVLTVPPHFNELQRFVLLDAARLLNKDVLALIDDGLSVALEYSLSRSFSEEPAHHIIYDAGSGSISATLVAIDAVPKGTSGKGKNITRIRSLASSTTLDLTGNELNRRIVNFMKDAFQQKHNIDLSHNNRALARLEKEALRVKHVLSANSEAYASIEELAEGIDFRLKITRSVFESLCQDLATSAVLLIKETLLKGNVSLETLDSVILHGGTSRVPFIQAAIDDYVKSDKVSKKVNADEASVKGAAFYGASLTSSFRVKPVIVQGAVYNFYSLTLTNMHPLVALPESTLFGSSHIVAINTTDLGAHPSLPVSNGGTLIGEISINNLTEALKQADSCSEKQVLFEFSSDPLKGTFIPVRSYVACEQKSASASGIGGKVKSLFSNNQPGKLNEEALELQSLDFTYRRYRKLSEDSLQLFSDRLALRSLKDKSKALHESALNEYESLLYRAQSLSDDDEVLTYANPEESKTLKQIAVEDIDWLLQDGPTAETNIIVAKQKKLADIIYSISYRQDESHKFNFSLESLNSTVEKAESLLSSFDVPPYPLTEYDEKDVKRVTSIRNASYKKLSEEYDNVTAWLNDNLEKHVSRAKYEDPVMITSEMDSKTKKLQNLLYEYLRRSLQHPKLKPKTKAPSSSSEATSTSEKADQETAKPSEGFTESHSEPTSTAAFESTAGTSTSTADNDNDFEDEL; encoded by the coding sequence ATGAGGTTTTCAtggcttttgtttgctataggctttctttcatttgcATGGCCTGTAGTTTCTGCACCAATATTGGCTATTGATTATGGTACCGAATGGACGAAAGCAGCTTTAATCAAAGCTGGTATACCTCTGGAGCTTGTATTGACTAGAGATACTCGTCGTAAAGAACAAAGTGCCGTTGCTTTCAAAGGTGATGAAAGACTTTTTGGTGTTGACGCTGCTAATTTGGCAACTCGTTTACCTTCTCACTCTATACGGAATGTTAAAGAATTATTGGACGTTTCGGGACTCAATTCAAAGTTGGTTCAAAAGTATTTAGGGAATAACCCTGCCTTACAGCTTcaggaaaatgaagaatcgGTGTCTGGAGTATCTTTTGTCGTTTCGGATTCAGACTCTTATACCTTAGAGGAAATTATTGCAATGACTATGGAACATTATATTAACTTGGCTGAGGAAATGGCTCAAGAACCTATTAATGATTTGGTTCTGACCGTCCCTCCACATTTCAATGAACTTCAACGGTTCGTTTTACTTGACGCTGCACGTTTACTAAACAAAGACGTCTTGGCTTTAATTGATGATGGTTTATCAGTGGCTCTTGAATATTCTCTTTCTCGATCCTTCTCTGAAGAACCTGCTCATCATATCATTTATGATGCTGGATCCGGTTCAATCTCTGCTACCTTGGTTGCTATAGATGCTGTTCCAAAGGGGACCTCAGGCAAAGGCAAAAATATTACTCGTATCCGATCATTGGCTAGCTCCACGACCCTGGATTTAACTGGAAATGAGCTTAATCGAAGAATCGTGAACTTTATGAAGGATGCATTCCAGCAGAAGCATAATATCGACTTGTCCCATAACAATCGAGCTCTTGCCCGTCTAGAGAAAGAAGCTTTGCGAGTCAAACATGTCTTATCTGCAAATTCTGAAGCTTATGCTTCAATAGAAGAATTAGCTGAAGGAATAGATTTTCGCCTAAAAATCACTCGCTCGgtttttgaatctttatGTCAGGACTTAGCTACCTCTGCTGTTTTGCTAATCAAGGAAACTCTTTTGAAAGGCAATGTATCACTTGAAACACTGGATTCCGTTATTCTTCATGGAGGAACATCACGTGTTCCTTTTATTCAAGCTGCTATAGATGATTATGTCAAGAGTGATAAGGTTTCTAAAAAGGTGAATGCTGATGAGGCCTCTGTGAAAGGCGCTGCCTTTTATGGTGCTAGCTTGACTAGCAGTTTCCGTGTGAAACCTGTTATTGTTCAAGGAGCAGTTTACAATTTCTACTCACTTACTTTAACCAATATGCATCCGTTAGTTGCTTTACCTGAATCCACCCTATTTGGCTCTTCGCATATAGTTGCTATAAATACTACCGATTTAGGAGCGCATCCTTCCTTACCAGTTTCTAATGGCGGTACTCTTATTGGAGAAATCAGCATCAACAACTTAACCGAAGCATTGAAACAAGCTGATTCTTGCTCCGAAAAGCAAGTTCTGTTTGAGTTCTCTTCTGATCCTTTGAAGGGAACGTTTATTCCTGTCCGTTCATATGTTGCATGCGAGCAGAAGTCGGCTTCAGCATCTGGCATTGGAGGAAAAGTTAAAAGTCTCTTCAGTAATAATCAACCTGGAAAGTTAAATGAGGAAGCATTGGAGCTTCAAAGTCTCGATTTCACTTACAGACGTTATAGAAAACTGTCTGAAGATTCTCTTCAACTGTTCTCGGACAGACTTGCGCTTCGTTCTTTGAAGGACAAAAGCAAGGCTTTACATGAAAGTGCCcttaatgaatatgaaagCTTGCTCTATAGAGCTCAAAGTTTGtctgatgatgatgaagtgTTAACTTATGCTAATCCCGAAGAATCAAAGACTTTGAAACAAATAGCTGTTGAAGATATTGATTGGTTACTTCAAGATGGACCAACCGCCGAAACTAACATAATTGTGGCTaagcaaaagaagcttGCCGATATCATCTATTCCATATCTTATCGTCAAGATGAGAGTCACAAGTTTAATTTTAGCCTTGAAAGTCTAAATTCGACCGTGGAAAAAGCAGAATCTCTGTTGTCTAGCTTTGATGTCCCTCCGTATCCGTTAACGGAATACGACGAAAAAGATGTGAAGAGGGTTACTTCCATCCGTAATGCTTCTTACAAAAAGTTAAGTGAAGAGTACGATAATGTTACTGCTTGGCTCAATGATAACTTGGAAAAGCATGTCTCAAGAGCTAAATACGAAGACCCTGTTATGATTACTTCAGAAATGGATTCTAAGACtaaaaagcttcaaaacCTATTATATGAATATCTTCGCCGTTCACTTCAACATCCAAAGTTAAAGCCTAAAACTAAAGCACCCTCTTCTTCATCCGAGGCAACTTCCACCTCTGAGAAAGCCGATCAAGAGACCGCAAAGCCCTCCGAGGGTTTTACTGAGAGCCATTCGGAGCCAACATCCACAGCAGCTTTTGAATCGACCGCTGGTACATCTACTTCTACAGCTGACAATGACAATGACTTTGAGGACGAACTTTAA
- the mso1 gene encoding exocytic docking protein Mso1, producing MWSKLSISSKINRIRDPESDNSIEDTHVARVMRKYYLEKTGNLPDWLRPPGWQPPSGANTPMVQAASSDTEGTTPSNSRSSVTPKPVSRVSSSPSVPAPSTNTRKPPMQHSHSTFDDLFEGVGSLQRSQTGTSAASSNAASGLLRSKLESRKKL from the coding sequence ATGTGGAGTAAACTTTCGATTTCATCGAAAATTAACCGGATTCGCGACCCGGAAAGTGATAATTCTATAGAGGACACTCATGTAGCACGAGTGATGAGAAAATACTACCTTGAAAAGACTGGGAATTTACCGGATTGGCTTCGTCCACCGGGATGGCAGCCTCCAAGTGGAGCTAATACGCCGATGGTACAGGCAGCAAGTAGCGACACAGAAGGTACTACTCCTTCTAATTCGCGTTCTTCTGTTACTCCAAAACCTGTTTCTCGAGTGTCATCTTCGCCTTCTGTTCCTGCTCCATCAACAAACACACGGAAGCCTCCCATGCAACATTCACATAGCACATTCGATGATCTATTTGAAGGAGTTGGAAGCTTGCAAAGGTCCCAAACTGGTACAAGTGCAGCTTCATCGAATGCCGCTAGTGGCCTCTTGCGATCCAAGCTTGAATCTAGGAAAAAGTTAtaa